A region from the Methylocystis iwaonis genome encodes:
- a CDS encoding HD family hydrolase gives MTQAPIKKRAVKEAAPRAWQRMLSGRRLDLLDPSPLDIEIEDIAHGLARVARWNGQTFGPHIFSVAQHSLLVERIAAELEPSISRAERLFMLLHDAPEYVIGDMISPFKVVIGDAYKSVENRILSAILLRFSLPATPSPSLLKLAKQADRAAAFFEAVSLAGFTRGEAERIFGRPAISPQELKDEIAPAPVDAVQARFLARFQEIDRG, from the coding sequence ATGACGCAGGCGCCGATCAAAAAACGCGCGGTCAAGGAGGCCGCGCCCCGCGCCTGGCAGCGCATGCTTTCCGGGCGGCGGCTCGACCTGCTCGACCCCTCTCCCCTCGACATAGAGATAGAAGACATCGCCCACGGCCTCGCCCGGGTCGCGCGCTGGAACGGGCAAACTTTCGGCCCCCACATCTTCTCCGTCGCCCAGCACAGCCTGCTTGTCGAACGGATCGCGGCCGAGCTCGAGCCCTCGATCAGCCGCGCCGAACGGCTGTTCATGCTGCTCCACGACGCCCCCGAATATGTGATCGGCGATATGATCTCGCCCTTCAAAGTCGTGATCGGCGACGCTTACAAATCCGTCGAAAACAGGATTCTCTCGGCGATCCTGCTGCGTTTTTCTCTGCCGGCGACGCCCTCGCCGTCTCTGCTCAAGCTCGCGAAGCAGGCCGACCGGGCGGCGGCTTTTTTCGAGGCGGTGTCGCTCGCCGGCTTTACACGGGGAGAAGCCGAGCGCATCTTCGGTCGCCCTGCGATCTCGCCGCAGGAGTTGAAGGACGAGATTGCGCCTGCCCCCGTCGATGCTGTACAGGCGCGGTTCCTCGCCCGGTTTCAGGAGATCGACCGAGGCTAG
- a CDS encoding DUF882 domain-containing protein, whose amino-acid sequence MTTPRDSDKRHPNSPRSIALGFFASCMAFVTPNMTETAVANGDTRTIYLHHAHTGEDIAATYLVNGQYDTRVLEQLNWFLRDWRRDEPTTMDPRLFDVVWEAYRSAGASNQVINVVSAYRSPETNAMLRARSRAVAKFSQHMLGKAMDTTMPGMPMSDVREIGMRMQRGGVGYYPNANTPFVHLDVGNVRSWPRMSYDQLVRLFPDGKTVHLPTNGQPLPGYDVAKAEIEARGNGAYVTAPRRTFGGFFAALFGMSSGEDEDAEIAAPPPSTRKQWAALAPRNARGAAADSEGGEEGGVAEQPASRRGRNQLARAEADLPRGETAMTATGVVAVAPDSNRAPLTAAPPAPNEPAAEIPQEEEKKPKYARVPLPPAGRPASLDRPAPLDEKPTAVAAVEPNGPRELRSSVDAQESEAVDAGTSRRFVNAPKPPRRPATLALAAQEADAPTTPGRPQQRRNGASHAIAKMVEPEDQAGADDPALAYAPDGDTKPNAAKHDAEDAKPKPAQKTVAEKADLVPARLDRSNFNALTATTPAAHVSARPVLGAPITAVRSAARATAPSLLLPPARPTNIVGFAAPGAPPPADKFAPGGTRARSAGQKNEAGSKN is encoded by the coding sequence TTGACGACGCCGCGCGATAGCGACAAACGCCACCCCAATTCGCCGCGCTCGATCGCACTCGGCTTTTTCGCCTCTTGCATGGCCTTCGTCACGCCGAACATGACGGAAACCGCTGTCGCGAACGGCGACACGCGCACGATCTATCTCCATCACGCCCATACGGGCGAGGACATCGCCGCGACCTATCTCGTCAACGGCCAATATGACACCCGCGTTCTCGAGCAGTTGAACTGGTTCCTGCGCGACTGGCGCAGAGACGAACCGACGACCATGGACCCCCGCCTCTTCGACGTGGTGTGGGAGGCTTATCGCTCCGCCGGCGCGAGCAATCAGGTCATCAATGTCGTCTCCGCCTATCGCTCGCCGGAGACCAACGCCATGCTGCGCGCCCGTTCGCGCGCCGTCGCCAAATTTTCCCAGCATATGCTCGGCAAGGCGATGGACACCACCATGCCGGGCATGCCGATGTCGGACGTCCGCGAGATCGGCATGCGCATGCAGCGCGGCGGGGTCGGCTATTACCCCAACGCCAACACGCCCTTCGTCCATCTCGACGTCGGCAATGTGCGCTCCTGGCCGCGCATGAGCTACGATCAGCTCGTGCGACTCTTCCCGGACGGCAAAACAGTCCATTTGCCGACCAACGGCCAGCCGCTCCCCGGCTATGACGTCGCGAAAGCGGAGATCGAAGCGCGCGGCAACGGCGCCTATGTCACAGCGCCGCGCCGGACCTTCGGCGGCTTCTTCGCGGCCTTGTTCGGTATGAGCAGCGGCGAGGACGAGGACGCCGAGATCGCCGCCCCGCCGCCGAGCACGCGCAAGCAATGGGCCGCGCTCGCCCCGCGCAATGCCCGCGGCGCCGCGGCGGATTCCGAGGGCGGCGAAGAAGGCGGCGTAGCCGAACAACCGGCCAGCCGACGCGGGCGCAACCAGCTCGCCCGCGCCGAGGCAGACCTCCCACGCGGCGAAACCGCCATGACCGCGACAGGCGTCGTCGCCGTCGCGCCGGACTCAAATCGCGCCCCGCTGACGGCGGCTCCGCCCGCGCCTAACGAGCCTGCCGCCGAGATCCCGCAAGAAGAAGAGAAAAAGCCGAAATACGCCCGCGTGCCGCTGCCGCCGGCAGGTCGGCCGGCCTCTCTGGATAGACCCGCGCCGCTCGACGAGAAGCCAACCGCGGTCGCGGCGGTCGAGCCGAATGGGCCGCGGGAGCTACGCTCTTCCGTCGACGCGCAGGAAAGCGAAGCTGTCGATGCTGGAACGTCTCGGCGCTTCGTAAACGCGCCGAAGCCTCCTCGACGCCCTGCGACGTTGGCCCTCGCCGCGCAAGAAGCTGACGCGCCGACAACGCCCGGGCGCCCGCAGCAGCGCCGCAACGGCGCCTCCCACGCCATCGCGAAAATGGTCGAGCCTGAAGATCAGGCCGGCGCGGACGATCCGGCCCTCGCCTATGCGCCGGATGGCGACACGAAGCCGAACGCCGCGAAACACGACGCAGAGGACGCAAAACCAAAGCCCGCGCAAAAGACGGTCGCAGAGAAGGCCGACCTTGTCCCCGCCCGCCTCGACCGCTCGAATTTCAACGCGCTGACAGCGACGACGCCCGCCGCGCATGTCTCCGCGCGCCCTGTGCTGGGCGCGCCGATTACCGCCGTCCGCTCAGCCGCCCGCGCTACCGCGCCGAGCCTGTTGCTGCCGCCTGCCCGTCCGACGAATATCGTCGGCTTCGCGGCTCCCGGCGCGCCGCCCCCAGCCGACAAATTCGCCCCCGGCGGAACCCGCGCGCGCTCGGCAGGGCAGAAGAACGAAGCCGGTTCGAAAAACTGA
- a CDS encoding phosphoenolpyruvate carboxykinase: MTAQTRVTADRAFEPAFSLDEFQDLDAAQLYEQALKRNEGLIARSGALVVETAPHTGRSPNDKFIIRDALTDKAVWWDNNQSMSPAQFDRLYGDMSQHVRERDIFTQNLHCCADPEHQLRIRVHSEFAWHSLFIRNLLIRPARAEMRTAPDLTILVLPSFKANPNRHGCRSQTVIALDFTRRVALIGGTRYAGEIKKAVFTFLNFFLPARGVLPMHCAANDHASGAAVFFGLSGTGKTTLSADPQRALVGDDEHGWGENGVFNFEGGCYAKAIRLSREFEPEIHAASQRFGAILENVGIDPETRRVDFDDDSKTENTRIAYPLEFISNASSEGRADHPKNIIMLTCDAFGVLPPIARLDPAQAMYHFLSGYTARVAGTENGLREPQAVFSTCFGAPFMPRHPSEYGNLLRERIARHGANCWLLNTGWTGGRFGEGKRMPIATTRALLRAALDGALARGAFRRDPYFGLEAPLAAPGVDASLLDPAATWSSREDYGKTARRLVDMFHANFEPFAPFVDRAVQAAAPRCDSA, from the coding sequence ATGACGGCGCAGACGAGGGTGACGGCCGATCGGGCGTTTGAACCAGCTTTCTCCCTCGATGAATTCCAGGACCTCGACGCCGCCCAGCTTTATGAGCAGGCGCTGAAGCGCAACGAAGGGCTCATCGCCAGAAGCGGCGCGCTCGTCGTCGAAACGGCGCCGCATACAGGACGCTCCCCCAACGACAAATTCATCATCCGCGACGCGCTCACCGATAAAGCTGTCTGGTGGGACAATAATCAGTCGATGAGCCCGGCGCAATTCGACCGGCTTTACGGCGATATGTCGCAGCATGTGCGCGAACGCGACATTTTCACGCAGAATTTGCACTGTTGCGCGGACCCCGAGCATCAATTGCGCATTCGCGTGCATTCAGAATTCGCCTGGCACTCACTGTTCATCCGCAATCTTCTCATCAGGCCGGCTCGCGCAGAGATGCGCACGGCGCCCGACCTCACCATCCTCGTCCTGCCGTCCTTCAAGGCAAATCCAAACCGTCACGGATGCCGTTCGCAGACGGTCATCGCGCTCGACTTCACGCGCCGCGTCGCGCTCATCGGCGGCACGCGCTACGCCGGCGAGATCAAAAAGGCGGTTTTCACTTTTCTCAATTTTTTCCTGCCGGCGCGCGGCGTGTTGCCGATGCATTGCGCGGCGAATGACCATGCGAGCGGCGCAGCCGTCTTTTTCGGCCTCTCGGGCACAGGAAAAACCACTCTCTCGGCCGATCCTCAGCGCGCGCTCGTCGGCGACGACGAACATGGCTGGGGCGAAAACGGCGTCTTCAATTTCGAAGGCGGCTGCTACGCGAAAGCGATCCGCCTGTCGCGCGAGTTCGAGCCCGAAATCCATGCAGCCTCGCAACGCTTCGGCGCGATACTCGAAAACGTCGGGATCGATCCCGAAACGCGACGCGTCGATTTCGACGACGACAGCAAAACCGAGAATACGCGGATCGCCTATCCGCTCGAGTTCATCTCCAACGCCTCGAGCGAAGGGCGCGCCGATCATCCCAAAAACATCATCATGCTGACCTGCGACGCCTTCGGCGTGCTGCCGCCGATCGCGCGGCTCGACCCGGCCCAGGCGATGTATCACTTCCTCTCCGGCTATACCGCGCGCGTCGCCGGCACCGAGAACGGCCTACGCGAGCCTCAGGCGGTGTTCTCGACCTGTTTCGGCGCGCCCTTCATGCCGCGCCATCCGTCCGAATATGGCAATCTGCTGCGCGAGCGCATCGCGCGCCACGGCGCCAATTGCTGGCTCCTCAACACCGGATGGACGGGCGGCCGGTTCGGCGAAGGAAAGCGCATGCCGATCGCAACGACGCGCGCGCTGCTGCGCGCCGCGCTCGATGGCGCGCTCGCGCGCGGGGCCTTTCGCCGCGATCCCTATTTCGGATTGGAGGCACCGCTTGCTGCGCCGGGCGTCGATGCGTCCCTACTCGATCCCGCCGCCACCTGGTCGTCGCGCGAAGACTATGGGAAGACAGCGCGCAGGCTCGTCGACATGTTCCACGCCAATTTCGAGCCTTTCGCACCCTTTGTGGATCGGGCGGTTCAAGCAGCCGCGCCGCGCTGCGACTCTGCGTGA
- a CDS encoding alpha-keto acid decarboxylase family protein, with product MAETIGGYLIRRLGEEGVGHVFGVPGDYCLTFFSLLEKSPLQVVNTCDEQGAGFAADAYARIKGLGVVAITYCVGGLKAANTIAQAYAERSPVILISGAPGAREQARNPLLHHRVRDFDTQLKVFRELTVATAVLDDATTAASEIDRVIALARRHSRPVYIELPRDMTLAEIAPAPVRSLPAETSDPEALAYATAEAADKIAASKHPVILAGEELHRFRLQDRLMALVENSGIPVAASIMGKSGFPESHPAYMGVYEGAMGREDLRDYVESSDCLILLGAMMTDVNLGIYTAHIDRRSAIYAGKDRVAIGLHAYDGVRMEDFITALSERHWAQRAFPPFTHPLHPGPFVARDRKMTVDALFRQINAFLEKDMIVIADTGDALLGASDLFISDGAHFLASAYYTSLGFAVPASLGVKAAAPKLRPLVLVGDGAFQMTGLEISTAARFGMNPIVILLDNDGYGTERPMLDGGFNDIKRWNYAGLEQVIGGGLGIRVETEREMAAALARARANEAGWSLIQVILDRDDKSPALRRLTAKLAERVGGKC from the coding sequence ATGGCGGAGACGATCGGCGGCTACCTTATTCGACGCCTTGGCGAGGAAGGCGTCGGCCATGTCTTCGGCGTGCCCGGCGATTATTGTCTCACTTTCTTTTCCCTGCTGGAAAAAAGCCCGTTGCAAGTCGTCAATACCTGCGATGAGCAGGGCGCAGGCTTCGCTGCAGACGCCTATGCGCGCATCAAAGGGCTCGGGGTTGTGGCGATCACTTATTGCGTCGGCGGTCTGAAGGCCGCCAATACGATCGCCCAGGCCTATGCCGAGCGCTCGCCGGTCATTCTCATCAGTGGGGCGCCGGGCGCGCGCGAGCAGGCGCGCAATCCGCTCCTTCACCACCGGGTTCGAGACTTCGATACGCAGCTCAAGGTGTTTCGCGAGCTGACCGTCGCCACCGCCGTGCTCGACGACGCGACCACAGCCGCAAGCGAGATCGATCGCGTGATCGCGCTGGCGAGGCGCCATAGCCGTCCCGTCTATATCGAATTGCCGCGCGACATGACGCTTGCCGAGATCGCGCCGGCGCCGGTCCGGTCATTGCCCGCCGAGACGAGCGATCCGGAGGCGCTCGCCTATGCGACCGCCGAGGCTGCGGACAAGATTGCGGCTTCGAAACACCCGGTCATTCTCGCAGGAGAGGAGCTGCATCGCTTCCGCCTGCAGGATCGCCTCATGGCGCTCGTCGAGAACTCGGGCATTCCCGTTGCGGCCAGCATTATGGGCAAGTCTGGGTTTCCCGAATCGCATCCGGCTTACATGGGCGTCTATGAGGGGGCGATGGGCCGCGAGGATCTTCGCGACTATGTCGAGAGCAGCGATTGCCTCATTCTGCTCGGCGCCATGATGACCGACGTCAACCTCGGCATCTATACGGCCCATATCGACCGCCGGTCGGCGATCTACGCCGGCAAGGATCGCGTCGCCATCGGGCTTCACGCCTATGACGGCGTGCGGATGGAGGATTTCATCACGGCGCTTTCCGAGCGCCACTGGGCGCAGCGCGCATTCCCGCCCTTCACCCATCCCTTGCATCCGGGGCCGTTCGTGGCCCGCGATCGAAAGATGACGGTCGACGCTCTGTTCCGGCAGATCAACGCCTTTCTGGAGAAAGACATGATCGTGATCGCCGACACGGGCGACGCGTTGCTCGGCGCTTCGGACCTCTTCATCAGCGATGGCGCGCATTTTCTTGCTTCGGCTTATTACACTTCGCTCGGCTTCGCCGTGCCGGCCTCGCTCGGCGTCAAGGCGGCGGCTCCCAAGCTGCGCCCGCTCGTGCTCGTGGGCGACGGCGCCTTCCAGATGACCGGATTGGAGATTTCTACGGCGGCCCGATTCGGCATGAACCCGATCGTCATTCTTCTCGATAATGACGGCTATGGCACGGAGCGGCCCATGCTCGACGGCGGTTTCAACGACATCAAGCGCTGGAATTATGCCGGCCTGGAGCAGGTGATCGGCGGCGGGCTGGGGATCAGGGTCGAGACCGAGCGCGAGATGGCGGCTGCTCTGGCCCGCGCGCGCGCCAATGAGGCCGGGTGGTCGCTGATTCAGGTGATACTGGACCGCGACGATAAATCGCCCGCCCTGCGCCGCCTGACAGCCAAGCTCGCAGAGCGTGTGGGCGGCAAGTGTTGA
- a CDS encoding tyrosine phosphatase family protein, whose amino-acid sequence MSCGRLYVCSMTKVVDTVRASGARSLVTILTAGASLVRPCEISRDRHLRIAVSDIDKAVDGHVLPGEEHIDRLLAFIEEWDQADPLVIHCYAGVSRSPAAAYVAACALAPHRCEFELAQELRRLSPTATPNRRLVALADRRMGREGRMVAAIAAIGRGADCFEGAPFALELA is encoded by the coding sequence ATGTCGTGCGGGCGGCTTTACGTCTGTTCCATGACCAAGGTGGTCGACACCGTGCGCGCCAGCGGCGCCCGCTCGCTCGTCACGATTCTGACCGCCGGCGCCTCCCTGGTGCGGCCTTGCGAAATCTCACGCGACCGTCATTTGCGCATCGCCGTCTCGGACATCGATAAAGCGGTCGACGGGCATGTGCTGCCGGGCGAAGAGCACATCGACAGGCTGCTGGCCTTCATCGAGGAATGGGACCAGGCTGATCCCTTGGTCATCCATTGTTACGCTGGCGTGAGCCGTTCGCCGGCGGCCGCCTATGTCGCCGCCTGCGCGCTGGCGCCGCATCGCTGCGAGTTCGAGCTCGCCCAGGAATTACGCCGCCTCTCGCCGACCGCGACCCCGAACCGCCGGCTCGTCGCCCTCGCCGACCGACGCATGGGGCGGGAGGGGCGGATGGTGGCCGCCATCGCCGCGATCGGCAGAGGGGCGGATTGCTTCGAGGGGGCGCCTTTCGCGCTTGAACTCGCCTGA
- a CDS encoding NUDIX hydrolase, with amino-acid sequence MRGDEPLILTTGADDESGVAALPSGPFDPVRHRTFEIGLRAWVAEQTGAPLGYVEQLYTFGDRGRHARAGDRDPHVVSIGYLALTRIGDDSRRTAVGAWRSWHDFFPWEDWRKARPEIIETTILPGLRDWVAEAPNAVSAPTLSRRHRVDLLFGARGFNEENVLERYELLYEAGMVEEALRDGREAAARRRRLEPLGLPMRHDHRRILATAMGRLRAKMKYRPVIFELMPEAFTLTELQRTVEAIAGRHLHKQNFRRLVETSAIVEPTGEMSLKTGGRPAALFHFRRNVLQERPSPGLRVGIRS; translated from the coding sequence GTGCGCGGCGATGAGCCGCTGATCCTCACCACCGGCGCCGATGACGAGAGCGGCGTCGCCGCCCTGCCCTCCGGCCCCTTCGACCCGGTGCGCCATCGCACCTTCGAGATCGGCCTGCGCGCCTGGGTGGCGGAACAGACCGGCGCGCCGCTCGGCTATGTGGAGCAGCTCTACACTTTCGGGGATCGTGGCCGCCACGCCCGCGCCGGCGACCGCGATCCTCATGTCGTCTCGATCGGCTATCTGGCGCTGACCCGCATCGGCGACGACAGCAGGCGTACGGCTGTCGGGGCCTGGCGGAGCTGGCATGATTTCTTCCCCTGGGAGGATTGGCGCAAGGCCCGGCCCGAGATCATCGAAACCACGATCCTCCCCGGCCTGCGCGACTGGGTGGCGGAAGCGCCCAACGCTGTCTCCGCGCCAACCCTTTCGCGCCGCCATCGCGTCGATTTGCTGTTCGGCGCGCGCGGCTTCAACGAGGAGAATGTGCTCGAGCGATACGAGCTTCTCTATGAGGCCGGAATGGTCGAGGAGGCGCTGCGCGACGGGCGCGAAGCGGCGGCGCGGCGGCGCCGGCTCGAACCGCTCGGCCTTCCCATGCGCCACGATCACCGCCGCATCCTCGCGACCGCCATGGGCCGGCTGCGCGCCAAGATGAAATACCGGCCCGTCATCTTCGAGTTGATGCCGGAGGCTTTTACGCTCACCGAATTGCAGAGAACAGTGGAAGCGATCGCCGGACGCCATCTCCACAAGCAGAATTTCCGCCGGCTGGTTGAAACATCGGCAATCGTGGAGCCGACCGGAGAGATGTCGCTGAAAACTGGCGGACGCCCGGCGGCTCTATTCCATTTTCGCCGCAATGTTCTGCAAGAACGACCCTCGCCGGGCCTGCGCGTGGGCATCAGGAGCTGA
- a CDS encoding DNA-3-methyladenine glycosylase I codes for MPPAREQPASWGKSVILHDDGRARCPWPGQDPLYIAYHDDEWGQPERDSRALFEKLILDGFQAGLSWITILRKRAAFRKAFEGFDPEAIARFDDKRVHELMQDDGIVRNRAKIEGAVLSARAWLEIEAEQGFSAYLWGFVDGAPVVNHPKLISDVPTQSAVSLRLSKDLKARGFKFCGPTIVYAFMQAVGMVNDHLVDCHVRKLD; via the coding sequence TTGCCGCCCGCCCGCGAACAACCGGCAAGCTGGGGGAAGAGCGTCATCCTACACGACGACGGGCGCGCCCGCTGCCCCTGGCCGGGTCAGGATCCGCTTTATATCGCCTATCATGACGACGAGTGGGGACAACCCGAGAGGGACAGCAGGGCCCTGTTCGAGAAACTCATTCTGGACGGGTTCCAGGCGGGCCTGTCGTGGATCACGATCCTGAGGAAGCGCGCGGCCTTCCGCAAAGCCTTCGAAGGCTTCGATCCCGAGGCGATCGCCCGTTTCGACGACAAGCGCGTGCATGAATTGATGCAGGATGATGGGATTGTTCGCAACCGCGCCAAAATTGAGGGCGCCGTCCTGTCGGCGCGCGCCTGGCTGGAGATCGAGGCCGAGCAAGGCTTCTCCGCCTATCTCTGGGGCTTCGTCGACGGCGCGCCGGTCGTCAATCATCCCAAGCTTATCAGCGACGTTCCGACGCAGAGCGCCGTCTCCTTGCGCCTCTCGAAGGATCTGAAAGCGCGGGGCTTCAAATTCTGCGGCCCGACGATCGTCTACGCCTTCATGCAGGCGGTCGGGATGGTGAACGACCATCTCGTTGATTGTCATGTTCGGAAATTAGACTGA
- a CDS encoding Dabb family protein, translated as MNRTGLTHVILVSFYSHVSQAVREETLFNFRRLGNDCGGFGAGILFWRADWNLDQRKNYHLIAVSVFENEDALRSYVAHPKHKGFASGLSKIADWIVGDIAVGLPVVDR; from the coding sequence ATGAACCGCACAGGACTGACACATGTAATTCTGGTGTCTTTTTATTCGCACGTTTCCCAAGCCGTGAGAGAAGAAACGCTGTTTAATTTTCGCCGGCTTGGAAATGATTGCGGTGGCTTTGGCGCCGGCATTCTCTTTTGGAGAGCGGACTGGAATCTAGATCAGCGTAAAAATTACCACCTGATCGCCGTTTCTGTTTTCGAAAACGAAGATGCTTTGCGGAGCTACGTGGCGCACCCCAAACATAAGGGTTTTGCATCAGGTTTGAGTAAGATTGCAGACTGGATCGTCGGCGATATCGCCGTCGGTTTGCCTGTCGTCGATCGTTGA